One Bacillota bacterium genomic region harbors:
- a CDS encoding aldehyde ferredoxin oxidoreductase, translated as MLGGYANRIAWIDLTSGQIEYRPMDERLARTYIGGRGLGVRLVLDNGPDVDPLSPENILCFMTGPVTGTLVNMSGRMAVVTRSPLTGTVTDSHQGGWSGARLKWAGFDGLVFRGRADHPVYAYVEDGRVELRDARPFWGKGVHETVAALREAHGREDVSVVAIGPAGENQVRFACLINENDRASGRGGTGAVAGSKNLKAVVIKAPTRLPKPADPEAFRPAHDEAIRLIAESPITAPRKGGLSLYGTNVLMNIANVAGALPVRNAQTTTMATAELTSGEWVREHILVDEPTCHACPVACKKEVEIQEGPFKVRGESFEYESAWALGVNCGNDDAASIAYMIHLCNDLGIDTIETGNALSMSMEASERGLLEGETALAWGDTAAMVRAIEAIAHRREGLGELLAEG; from the coding sequence ATGCTGGGCGGCTACGCGAACCGGATCGCCTGGATCGACCTGACGAGCGGGCAGATCGAATACCGGCCCATGGACGAACGGCTGGCGCGCACCTACATCGGCGGCCGCGGCCTGGGCGTCCGCCTCGTGCTGGACAACGGGCCCGACGTCGATCCCCTCTCCCCCGAGAACATCCTCTGTTTCATGACGGGACCGGTCACCGGCACGCTGGTCAACATGAGCGGGCGCATGGCGGTGGTCACCCGCTCGCCCCTCACCGGCACCGTCACCGACTCGCACCAGGGCGGCTGGAGCGGCGCCCGCCTCAAGTGGGCGGGCTTCGACGGCCTCGTCTTCCGCGGCCGTGCCGACCACCCCGTCTACGCCTACGTGGAGGACGGGCGCGTCGAGCTGCGCGACGCGCGGCCCTTCTGGGGCAAGGGCGTGCACGAGACGGTGGCGGCGCTGCGGGAGGCGCACGGACGCGAGGACGTCAGCGTCGTCGCCATCGGCCCGGCGGGCGAGAACCAGGTGCGTTTCGCCTGCCTGATCAACGAGAACGACCGCGCCTCCGGGCGCGGCGGCACCGGCGCGGTGGCCGGCTCCAAGAACCTGAAGGCGGTGGTCATCAAGGCCCCGACGCGCCTGCCCAAGCCGGCCGATCCCGAGGCCTTCCGCCCCGCCCACGACGAGGCGATCCGCCTGATCGCCGAAAGCCCCATCACGGCGCCGCGCAAGGGCGGTCTCTCGCTCTACGGGACCAACGTCCTGATGAACATCGCCAACGTGGCCGGCGCGCTGCCCGTGCGGAACGCCCAGACCACCACCATGGCCACGGCCGAGCTGACCTCGGGCGAGTGGGTGCGCGAGCACATCCTGGTCGACGAACCCACCTGCCACGCCTGCCCCGTCGCCTGCAAGAAGGAGGTCGAGATCCAGGAGGGCCCCTTCAAGGTACGGGGCGAGTCCTTCGAGTACGAGTCCGCCTGGGCGCTGGGGGTCAACTGCGGCAACGACGACGCCGCCTCCATCGCCTACATGATCCACCTCTGCAACGACCTGGGCATCGACACCATCGAGACGGGCAACGCCCTCTCCATGAGCATGGAGGCGAGCGAGCGCGGCCTCCTCGAGGGCGAGACGGCGCTGGCCTGGGGTGACACGGCGGCCATGGTGCGGGCCATCGAGGCCATCGCCCACCGCCGCGAGGGGCTGGGCGAGCTGCTGGCGGAGGG
- a CDS encoding ABC transporter ATP-binding protein gives MFLELEDVHVSYGPIAALRGISLSVEEGEIVTLIGANGAGKSTTLNTVSGLLHPRSGRILFRGAEIQRLSPQEVVARGITQVPEGRRVFAEMSVEENLLLGAFQRRDGAGVQRDLAAVYERFPVLAERRRQAAGTLSGGEQQMLAIGRALMARPALLLMDEPSMGLSPILVQQVFEIIRQINAQGTTILLVEQNAHMALKVAHRGYVLETGRIALHGPAAELGASEQVRSAYLGAG, from the coding sequence ATGTTTCTTGAGCTGGAGGACGTCCACGTCAGCTACGGACCCATCGCCGCGCTGCGCGGCATCTCCCTCTCGGTGGAGGAGGGCGAGATCGTCACGCTCATCGGCGCCAACGGCGCGGGCAAGAGTACGACGCTCAACACCGTCTCCGGGCTCCTCCACCCGCGCTCGGGGCGCATCCTTTTCCGCGGCGCGGAGATCCAGCGCCTTTCGCCACAGGAGGTGGTGGCGCGCGGGATCACCCAGGTGCCCGAGGGCCGCCGGGTCTTCGCCGAGATGAGCGTGGAGGAGAACCTGCTCCTGGGCGCCTTCCAGCGCCGAGATGGCGCCGGCGTCCAACGCGACTTGGCCGCGGTCTACGAGCGTTTCCCGGTCCTCGCCGAGCGCCGGCGCCAGGCGGCGGGCACGCTCTCCGGCGGCGAGCAGCAGATGCTGGCCATCGGCCGCGCGCTCATGGCCCGGCCGGCGCTGCTCCTCATGGACGAACCGTCCATGGGGCTCTCGCCCATCCTGGTGCAGCAGGTCTTCGAGATCATCCGCCAGATCAACGCCCAGGGGACCACCATCCTGCTGGTCGAGCAGAACGCCCACATGGCCCTGAAGGTCGCCCACCGCGGCTACGTGCTGGAGACCGGCCGCATCGCCCTGCACGGCCCCGCCGCCGAGCTGGGCGCCAGCGAGCAGGTGCGCAGCGCCTACCTCGGCGCCGGTTGA